Sequence from the Verrucomicrobiota bacterium genome:
CCGTTGGTCTTCCCCTAAGCCCATCTCGCGTAATCGGTTGGACACGTCGGCGGGGGTGGCCAAGTGCTTGATGCGCACGGCCGTGCCCACCCGCACCAGATTCAGCGGGCATAGCTCGGGGGCCGGGCAATCAGCCAAGTTGCACCCCAAC
This genomic interval carries:
- a CDS encoding FeoA family protein; translated protein: MNKTKRPLGCNLADCPAPELCPLNLVRVGTAVRIKHLATPADVSNRLREMGLGEDQRVKLIIKGNNLICRVCNARLGISGKLAEKIMVEKLPASAPS